From the genome of Anopheles moucheti chromosome 3, idAnoMoucSN_F20_07, whole genome shotgun sequence, one region includes:
- the LOC128301116 gene encoding cytochrome b-c1 complex subunit 2, mitochondrial → MASVTSKTPMLRAAAARGYAAHAQAAAASRGSGEVQTTTLPNKLVVSSAEPNAPVSRISIAFRAGSRNETADSLGAAHVLRAAGGLSTKSATAFGITRNIQQAGGSLTSLADREVVSYSVAVTKDQLEVGLKYLEATATGQVFKPWELAELVPTIRNELARLPAEVQAVELLHKAAFRDGLGNSVFCPDYLVGKHSSETMQHYFATNCTTNRAAVAGVGVDHQLLVGFAQSLALESGAGGDNKSTFNTGEVRREGAGSRAAVAVGAQAVGWKTALNEAAAFWVLHFASGVGPATKRGANNGALTKALAGVNSSSLFNGYSDNGMFGFIVSGNAKDAGKAVEAGVKALKSLSVSDACVARGKALAVMAVADITENQSSLHHQLGEESVVLGQVYKKNDLIAAVNAVTTGDVQAAARKVASSKLAIGAVGNLSHVPHLCELH, encoded by the exons ATGGCATCCGTTACATCGAAAACCCCGATGCTTCGTGCTGCAGCG GCCCGTGGCTATGCCGCTCATGCCCAGGCTGCCGCTGCAAGCCGTGGATCGGGCGAAGTGCAGACGACCACCCTTCCTAACAAGCTGGTCGTTTCATCGGCGGAACCGAATGCTCCTGTGTCCCGGATTTCTATCGCTTTCCG TGCCGGATCGCGCAACGAAACTGCCGACAGCCTAGGTGCAGCACACGTGCTGCGTGCTGCCGGAGGTCTCTCCACCAAGTCAGCTACCGCGTTTGGCATTACGCGCAACATTCAGCAGGCTGGCGGTTCCCTGACGTCTTTGGCCGACCGTGAGGTGGTATCGTACAGTGTTGCCGTGACGAAAGATCAGCTGGAGGTTGGTTTGAAGTATCTGGAGGCTACCGCCACCGGCCAGGTGTTCAAGCCCTGGGAGCTGGCCGAACTGGTACCCACCATCCGCAACGAGCTGGCCCGTTTGCCGGCTGAAGTCCAAGCCGTCGAATTGCTGCACAAGGCCGCCTTCCGAGACGGACTGGGCAATTCCGTCTTCTGCCCAGACTATCTGGTCGGCAAGCATTCGTCGGAAACGATGCAGCACTACTTTGCGACCAACTGCACCACAAACCGTGCGGCCGTTGCCGGTGTCGGTGTTGATCATCAGCTGCTGGTTGGCTTTGCCCAGAGCCTTGCACTTGAGTCTGGGGCCGGTGGCGATAATAAGTCCACCTTCAACACCGGTGAAGTGCGTCGCGAAGGAGCCGGTTCTCGCGCTGCCGTAGCCGTGGGCGCCCAAGCTGTTGGTTGGAAAACGGCATTGAACGAAGCTGCTGCCTTCTGGGTGCTGCACTTCGCTTCGGGTGTGGGCCCGGCAACCAAGCGTGGTGCTAACAATGGTGCCCTCACGAAGGCGCTCGCTGGTGTTAACTCTAGTTCTCTGTTCAACGGATACTCCGATAATGGAATGTTCGGATTCATCGTGTCTGGAAATGCGAAGGATGCTGGCAAGGCGGTTGAGGCCGGTGTAAAGGCCCTTAAATCGCTCTCAGTTTCCGATGCGTGTGTGGCCCGCGGTAAGGCTTTGGCCGTTATGGCCGTGGCTGATATTACTGAGAACCAAAGCTCCCTGCACCATCAGCTGGGCGAAGAGTCGGTCGTCTTAGGACAAGTGTACAAGAAGAATGACCTGATTGCTGCCGTCAATGCCGTCACCACTGGTGATGTTCAAGCT GCCGCCAGGAAGGTTGCTTCCAGCAAATTGGCCATCGGTGCCGTTGGCAATCTGTCCCACGTGCCGCATCTTTGTGAGTTGCATTAA
- the LOC128303895 gene encoding syntaxin-8: MALINIDGDPWLTELDACENLSNDIQSQLAARNRENQLSREYGVLSGTVRVRLKQLGSELDQLTRKLGLISNTLTSGEAERRQRRIEALQSKLIQLQRQFTYVEPSAARSALFESGSNNPARRTFADDDDDEPALIPSQSNYTVADLRSQQTRILEDQNEGLEALSQVIARQKELATRIGGEVDRHNDILDDLAQTMETTDGRINRETHQIGTITTQNSTWGYWIVIGLLFVAIVLTGIF; the protein is encoded by the exons ATGGCTTTAATTAACATCGACGGGGATCCTTG GCTGACCGAGCTGGATGCGTGCGAGAATCTGAGCAACGATATTCAATCCCAGCTAGCGGCACGCAACAGAGAAAATCAGCTGTCCCGCGAATATGGCGTCCTGTCCGGTACGGTGCGAGTGCGGCTGAAGCAACTCGGCAGTGAGCTGGATCAGTTAACCCGAAAGCTTGGGCTCATCTCGAACACACTTACTTCTGGGGAAGCCGAACGAAGGCAGCGCAGAATAGAAGCCCTACAGTCGAAGCTGATTCAATTACAGCGTCAATTCACGTACGTGGAACCGTCGGCCGCCCGGTCAGCTCTGTTTGAATCGGGTAGCAACAACCCTGCCCGAAGGACTtttgccgatgatgatgatgatgagccaGCGCTGATACCATCGCAAAGCAACTATACTGTGGCTGATTTACGCTCCCAGCAGACAAGGATTCTGGAAGACCAAAATGAAGGCCTCGAAGCTCTTTCCCAAGTGATTGCGCGACAAAAGGAGCTAGCAACGAGAATAGGCGGAGAGGTCGATCGTCATAATG ATATCTTGGATGATTTGGCGCAAACGATGGAAACGACCGATGGACGAATAAATCGTGAAACGCACCAAATCGGAACAATCACCACGCAAAATTCTACCTGGGGCTATTGGATCGTTATAGGTCTGCTTTTcgttgcaattgttttaacCGGTATTTTCTGA